The proteins below come from a single Kosakonia sp. SMBL-WEM22 genomic window:
- the mscL gene encoding large-conductance mechanosensitive channel protein MscL yields MSMLKEFREFAMRGNVVDLAVGVIIGAAFGKIVSSLVADIIMPPLGLLIGGIDFKQFALTLREAQGDVPAVVMHYGVFIQNVFDFIIVAFAIFLAIKLINKLKRKQAEEPKAPPAPSKEEVLLSEIRDLLKEQNSRV; encoded by the coding sequence ATGAGTATGTTAAAAGAGTTTCGCGAATTCGCGATGCGTGGGAATGTTGTCGATTTGGCGGTCGGTGTGATTATCGGTGCTGCTTTCGGCAAAATAGTCTCTTCACTGGTAGCTGACATCATCATGCCACCGTTGGGATTGTTAATTGGCGGTATCGACTTTAAACAATTCGCGCTGACACTACGTGAAGCACAAGGTGATGTGCCTGCCGTTGTGATGCATTACGGCGTATTTATTCAGAACGTGTTTGATTTCATCATTGTCGCTTTTGCGATCTTCCTGGCAATCAAACTGATCAATAAGCTAAAACGCAAACAGGCTGAAGAGCCAAAAGCGCCACCGGCACCGAGCAAAGAAGAAGTCTTACTCAGCGAAATTCGCGACCTGCTGAAAGAACAGAACAGTCGCGTTTAA
- the rpoA gene encoding DNA-directed RNA polymerase subunit alpha, which translates to MQGSVTEFLKPRLVDIEQVSSTHAKVTLEPLERGFGHTLGNALRRILLSSMPGCAVTEVEIDGVLHEYSTKEGVQEDILEILLNLKGLAVRVQGKDEVILTLSKSGIGPVTAADITHDGDVEIVKPQHVICHLTDENASINMRIKVQRGRGYVPASARIHSEEDERPIGRLLVDACYSPVERIAYNVEAARVEQRTDLDKLVIEMETNGTIDPEEAIRRAATILAEQLEAFVDLRDVRQPEVKEEKPEFDPILLRPVDDLELTVRSANCLKAEAIHYIGDLVQRTEVELLKTPNLGKKSLTEIKDVLASRGLSLGMRLENWPPASIADE; encoded by the coding sequence ATGCAGGGTTCTGTGACAGAGTTTCTAAAACCGCGCCTGGTAGATATCGAGCAAGTGAGTTCGACGCACGCCAAGGTGACCCTTGAGCCTTTAGAGCGTGGCTTTGGCCATACTCTGGGTAACGCACTGCGCCGTATTCTGCTCTCATCGATGCCGGGTTGCGCGGTGACTGAGGTTGAGATTGATGGTGTACTTCATGAGTACAGCACCAAAGAAGGCGTTCAGGAAGATATCCTTGAAATCCTGCTCAACCTGAAAGGGCTGGCGGTGAGAGTTCAGGGTAAAGATGAAGTTATTCTTACTCTGAGTAAATCTGGCATTGGCCCTGTGACCGCAGCCGACATTACCCACGACGGTGATGTCGAAATCGTCAAGCCGCAGCATGTGATCTGCCACCTGACCGATGAGAACGCATCTATCAATATGCGTATCAAAGTTCAGCGCGGTCGTGGTTACGTGCCGGCGTCTGCCCGAATTCATTCGGAAGAAGATGAGCGCCCGATCGGCCGTCTGCTGGTTGATGCGTGCTACAGCCCTGTAGAGCGAATTGCCTACAATGTTGAAGCGGCACGTGTGGAACAGCGTACCGACCTGGACAAGCTGGTCATCGAAATGGAAACCAATGGCACAATCGATCCTGAAGAGGCGATTCGTCGTGCGGCAACCATTCTGGCAGAACAACTTGAAGCTTTCGTTGACTTACGTGATGTACGTCAGCCGGAAGTTAAAGAAGAGAAACCAGAGTTCGATCCGATTCTGCTGCGCCCTGTTGACGATCTGGAATTGACTGTCCGCTCTGCTAACTGCCTTAAGGCAGAAGCTATCCACTATATCGGTGATCTGGTACAGCGTACCGAGGTTGAGTTGCTGAAAACGCCGAACCTGGGTAAAAAATCTCTTACTGAGATTAAAGACGTGCTGGCCTCCCGTGGTCTGTCTCTGGGCATGCGCCTGGAAAACTGGCCGCCGGCAAGCATTGCTGACGAGTAA
- a CDS encoding ribosome alternative rescue factor ArfA translates to MSRYQHTKGQINDNAIEALLHDPLFRQRVEKNKKGKGSYLRKNKHAKRGFQEASGKQANRLFTTGLLTFKRDCSVLSAGREFR, encoded by the coding sequence ATGAGTCGCTACCAACATACAAAAGGGCAGATAAACGATAACGCCATTGAGGCACTTCTGCATGACCCGCTTTTTCGTCAGCGTGTTGAAAAGAATAAAAAAGGAAAAGGAAGTTATCTGCGGAAAAACAAACATGCAAAAAGGGGATTTCAGGAGGCCAGTGGCAAACAAGCGAACCGCTTATTTACCACTGGCCTTCTTACTTTTAAACGCGACTGTTCTGTTCTTTCAGCAGGTCGCGAATTTCGCTGA
- the rplQ gene encoding 50S ribosomal protein L17, which translates to MRHRKSGRQLNRNSSHRQAMFRNMAGSLVRHEIIKTTLPKAKELRRVVEPLITLAKTDSVANRRLAFARTRDNEIVAKLFNELGPRFASRAGGYTRILKCGFRAGDNAPMAYIELVDRAESKAEAAAE; encoded by the coding sequence ATGCGCCATCGTAAGAGTGGTCGTCAACTGAACCGCAACAGCAGCCATCGCCAGGCCATGTTCCGTAACATGGCAGGCTCTCTGGTTCGTCATGAGATCATCAAGACGACCCTGCCGAAAGCGAAAGAGCTGCGTCGCGTAGTTGAGCCGCTGATTACACTTGCTAAGACTGACAGCGTTGCTAATCGTCGTCTGGCATTCGCCCGCACTCGTGATAACGAGATCGTGGCAAAACTGTTTAACGAACTGGGCCCGCGTTTTGCGAGCCGTGCCGGTGGTTACACTCGTATTCTTAAGTGTGGCTTCCGTGCAGGCGACAACGCTCCGATGGCTTACATCGAGCTGGTTGATCGCGCTGAATCGAAAGCAGAAGCTGCTGCAGAGTAA
- the trkA gene encoding Trk system potassium transporter TrkA, producing the protein MKIIILGAGQVGGTLAENLVGENNDITVVDTNGDRLHSLQDKFDLRVVQGHGSHPRVLREAGADDADMLVAVTSSDETNMVACQVAFSLFNTPNRIARIRSPDYVRDADKLFHSEAVPIDHLIAPEQLVIDSIYHLIEYPGALQVVNFAEGKVSLAVVKAYYGGPLVGNALSTMREHMPHIDTRVAAIFRHDRPIRPQGSTIVEAGDEVFFIAASQHIRAVMSELQRLEKPYKRIMLVGGGNIGAGLAHQLEKDYSVKLIERDQQRAAELAEKLQNTIVFYGDASDQELLAEEHIDQVDLFIAVTNDDEANIMSAMLAKRMGAKKVMVLIQRRAYVDLVQGSVIDIAISPQQATISALLSHVRKADIVGVSSLRRGVAEAIEAVAHGDETTSRVVGRVIDEIKLPPGTIIGAVVRGDDVMIANDNLRIEQGDHVIMFLTDKKYITDVERLFQPSPFFL; encoded by the coding sequence ATGAAGATAATTATTCTGGGTGCCGGGCAGGTCGGCGGCACGCTGGCTGAAAACCTGGTCGGTGAAAATAACGACATCACCGTTGTCGATACGAATGGCGATCGCCTGCACAGCCTGCAGGATAAGTTCGATTTACGGGTTGTGCAGGGCCACGGTTCTCACCCACGTGTACTGCGCGAAGCGGGCGCCGATGATGCAGACATGCTGGTCGCGGTCACAAGCTCCGACGAGACCAATATGGTCGCCTGTCAGGTGGCTTTCTCTCTGTTTAACACGCCAAACCGCATCGCGCGTATTCGCTCCCCCGACTATGTTCGGGATGCGGATAAGTTATTTCATTCTGAAGCCGTCCCTATCGATCACCTGATTGCCCCAGAGCAGCTGGTCATTGACAGCATCTATCACCTGATTGAATACCCGGGCGCGCTGCAGGTGGTCAACTTCGCTGAGGGCAAAGTGAGTCTGGCGGTGGTCAAAGCCTACTACGGCGGGCCGCTTGTTGGTAATGCGCTCTCCACTATGCGCGAGCATATGCCGCACATTGATACGCGAGTAGCGGCGATTTTCCGTCATGACCGGCCGATTCGCCCACAGGGCTCGACGATTGTTGAGGCTGGCGATGAAGTCTTCTTCATTGCCGCATCGCAGCATATTCGTGCGGTAATGAGCGAGCTGCAACGGCTGGAGAAGCCTTATAAACGCATCATGCTGGTCGGTGGCGGGAATATCGGTGCCGGGTTAGCGCATCAGCTTGAAAAAGATTACAGCGTTAAATTGATCGAACGCGATCAGCAGCGCGCTGCTGAACTTGCCGAGAAACTGCAAAATACGATCGTTTTTTACGGCGATGCATCTGATCAGGAACTGCTTGCTGAAGAGCACATCGATCAAGTAGATCTCTTTATCGCCGTCACGAACGATGATGAAGCCAACATTATGTCAGCGATGCTGGCCAAACGGATGGGTGCCAAAAAGGTGATGGTGCTGATCCAGCGTCGCGCCTATGTTGACCTGGTCCAGGGCAGCGTTATCGACATCGCCATCTCTCCGCAACAGGCGACCATTTCTGCCTTGCTGAGCCATGTGCGAAAAGCTGACATCGTGGGGGTTTCTTCCCTGCGTCGCGGCGTCGCCGAAGCAATCGAAGCGGTTGCGCACGGCGATGAAACGACATCGCGCGTGGTGGGACGTGTAATCGATGAGATCAAACTGCCGCCGGGGACGATCATCGGCGCGGTGGTTCGCGGAGACGATGTCATGATCGCCAATGATAATTTGCGTATTGAGCAAGGCGACCATGTGATTATGTTTTTGACCGATAAAAAATACATCACCGATGTCGAACGCCTCTTCCAGCCCAGCCCCTTCTTCCTTTAA
- the zntR gene encoding Zn(2+)-responsive transcriptional regulator — protein MYRIGEIAKLADVTPDTIRYYEKQQMMDHGGRTEGGFRLYTDHDLKRLKFIRHARQLGFTLESIRELLSIRVDPEHHTCQESKSIVQARLSEVEARIEEMQTMRRSLQKLNDACCGTAHSSVYCSILEALEQGPSTNNQS, from the coding sequence ATGTATCGTATTGGTGAAATCGCGAAATTGGCTGACGTTACGCCAGATACCATTCGGTATTACGAAAAACAGCAGATGATGGATCATGGAGGGCGCACCGAGGGTGGGTTTCGTCTCTATACCGATCACGATCTTAAACGTCTTAAGTTTATCCGCCATGCCCGGCAGCTTGGTTTTACGCTTGAGTCGATCCGCGAACTGTTATCGATCCGGGTCGATCCTGAGCATCATACCTGTCAGGAATCGAAGAGTATCGTACAGGCACGGCTGAGCGAAGTGGAAGCGCGCATCGAAGAGATGCAGACTATGCGGCGCTCGCTGCAGAAATTGAACGACGCCTGTTGCGGCACTGCCCACAGCAGCGTCTATTGTTCTATTCTTGAAGCGCTTGAGCAGGGTCCTTCTACCAATAACCAGAGTTGA
- a CDS encoding DUF1992 domain-containing protein, producing MWLLDQWAERHIIDAQQKGEFDNLAGSGEPLTLDDDSHVPQDLRAGYRLLKNAGYLPPELEMRKEAVELVDLLGTVEKDDHQRHELNRRLALLELKLRQAGVSTDFLRGEYAAKLQHKVNPE from the coding sequence ATGTGGCTACTCGATCAGTGGGCGGAACGGCATATCATTGATGCCCAGCAAAAAGGCGAATTCGATAATCTTGCGGGTAGCGGTGAGCCACTAACACTGGATGACGATTCCCATGTTCCTCAGGATCTACGCGCCGGATATAGATTATTAAAGAACGCTGGTTATCTTCCGCCTGAACTCGAAATGCGCAAAGAGGCAGTCGAGCTTGTCGATCTGCTTGGCACTGTTGAAAAAGATGATCATCAACGCCACGAGCTTAACCGTCGTCTTGCGTTACTGGAGCTTAAATTGCGCCAGGCGGGCGTAAGTACTGATTTTCTGCGCGGAGAATATGCGGCTAAACTGCAGCACAAAGTTAACCCGGAGTAA
- the rsmB gene encoding 16S rRNA (cytosine(967)-C(5))-methyltransferase RsmB — MKKQMNLRSMAAQAIEQVIEQGQSLSNILPPLQQKVTDKDKALLQELCFGVLRVMPQLDWLINKLMSRPMTGKQRTVHYLIMVGLYQLLHTRIPAHAALAETVEGAVVIKRPQLKGLINGVLRQFERQQEELLAEFANSENCYLFPAWLLKRVQQAYPQQWPEIIEASNQRPPMWLRVNRQHHTRDSWLALLEESGQQGFTHSDYPDAVRLANAAPVTSLPGFSEGWVTVQDASAQGCITFLAPQNGERILDLCAAPGGKTTHILEAAPQASVLAVDIDEQRLSRVYDNLKRLGMKAEVKQGDGRFPAQWCGDEQFDRILLDAPCSATGVIRRHPDIKWLRRDRDINELAQLQAEILDAVWPHLKSGGTLVYATCSILPQENSYQVAAFLKRTPDAQLSETGTSEMPGLQKLPGAEEGDGFYYAKLVKQ, encoded by the coding sequence ATGAAAAAACAGATGAATTTACGCAGCATGGCTGCGCAGGCAATTGAACAGGTTATTGAACAAGGGCAATCGCTCAGCAATATCCTGCCGCCGCTACAACAGAAAGTAACTGATAAAGATAAGGCGCTGCTGCAGGAGCTCTGCTTCGGCGTGCTGCGCGTCATGCCGCAACTGGACTGGCTTATTAATAAGTTAATGTCACGACCGATGACGGGTAAACAGCGGACGGTTCACTATCTCATTATGGTGGGTTTATACCAGCTGCTGCATACGCGTATTCCGGCCCACGCGGCGCTGGCAGAAACTGTCGAAGGTGCGGTTGTCATCAAACGTCCTCAGTTGAAAGGGCTGATTAACGGCGTGCTGCGCCAGTTCGAGCGCCAGCAGGAAGAGCTACTCGCCGAGTTCGCTAACAGCGAAAATTGCTACCTTTTCCCGGCGTGGCTGTTAAAGCGTGTACAACAAGCCTATCCGCAGCAGTGGCCGGAGATTATTGAAGCCAGTAATCAACGCCCGCCAATGTGGCTACGTGTCAATCGTCAGCACCATACCCGTGATAGCTGGTTGGCGCTGCTTGAAGAGAGCGGTCAGCAGGGTTTCACTCATTCCGATTACCCTGATGCAGTGCGTCTGGCAAACGCCGCACCGGTAACGTCGCTGCCGGGTTTTAGCGAAGGCTGGGTAACGGTTCAGGACGCTTCAGCGCAGGGTTGTATTACCTTCCTCGCACCGCAGAATGGCGAGCGTATTCTCGATCTCTGTGCCGCGCCGGGTGGAAAAACTACCCATATTCTTGAAGCGGCACCGCAAGCAAGCGTATTGGCCGTGGATATCGACGAGCAACGCTTGTCACGCGTCTATGACAACCTGAAACGTCTCGGCATGAAAGCCGAGGTGAAACAGGGTGATGGACGATTCCCCGCGCAGTGGTGCGGCGATGAGCAGTTTGATCGTATTTTGCTTGATGCGCCCTGTTCGGCTACGGGCGTTATCCGCCGCCACCCTGATATTAAGTGGCTGCGTCGCGATCGTGATATTAACGAACTGGCGCAGCTACAGGCAGAAATCCTTGATGCTGTCTGGCCACATTTGAAAAGTGGCGGTACGTTGGTTTACGCAACCTGTTCGATTTTACCGCAAGAGAACAGTTATCAGGTCGCAGCGTTCCTGAAACGTACCCCGGATGCGCAACTGAGCGAGACCGGTACATCAGAAATGCCAGGGCTTCAGAAGCTCCCAGGGGCAGAAGAGGGTGACGGCTTCTATTACGCTAAGCTAGTCAAACAGTAA
- the rpsK gene encoding 30S ribosomal protein S11 — MAKAPIRARKRVRKQVSDGVAHIHASFNNTIVTITDRQGNALGWATAGGSGFRGSRKSTPFAAQVAAERCAEAVKEYGIKNLEVMVKGPGPGRESTIRALNAAGFRITNITDVTPIPHNGCRPPKKRRV, encoded by the coding sequence ATGGCAAAGGCACCAATTCGTGCACGTAAACGTGTAAGAAAACAAGTCTCTGACGGCGTGGCTCATATCCATGCTTCTTTCAACAACACCATCGTTACTATTACTGATCGTCAGGGTAACGCACTGGGTTGGGCAACAGCCGGTGGTTCCGGTTTCCGTGGTTCTCGCAAATCCACTCCGTTCGCAGCTCAGGTTGCAGCAGAGCGTTGCGCTGAAGCCGTAAAAGAATACGGTATCAAGAATCTGGAAGTTATGGTTAAGGGACCGGGTCCGGGTCGCGAATCTACTATTCGTGCTCTGAACGCCGCTGGTTTCCGCATCACTAATATTACTGATGTGACTCCGATCCCTCACAACGGTTGTCGTCCGCCGAAAAAACGTCGCGTATAA
- the rpsD gene encoding 30S ribosomal protein S4: protein MARYLGPKLKLSRREGTDLFLKSGVRAIDTKCKIEQAPGQHGARKPRLSDYGVQLREKQKVRRIYGVLERQFRNYYKEAARLKGNTGENLLALLEGRLDNVVYRMGFGATRAEARQLVSHKAIMVNGRVVNIASYQVSPNDVVSIREKAKKQSRVKAALELAEQREKPTWLEVDAGKMEGTFKRKPERSDLSADINEHLIVELYSK, encoded by the coding sequence ATGGCAAGATATTTGGGTCCTAAGCTCAAGCTGAGCCGTCGTGAGGGCACAGACCTGTTCCTTAAGTCTGGCGTTCGCGCGATCGATACCAAGTGTAAAATTGAACAAGCTCCTGGCCAGCACGGTGCGCGTAAACCGCGTCTGTCTGACTATGGTGTGCAGTTGCGTGAAAAGCAAAAAGTTCGCCGTATCTACGGTGTGCTGGAGCGTCAGTTCCGTAACTATTATAAAGAAGCAGCACGTCTGAAAGGCAACACCGGTGAAAACCTGTTAGCTCTGCTGGAAGGTCGTCTGGACAACGTTGTATACCGTATGGGCTTCGGCGCCACTCGTGCAGAAGCACGTCAGCTGGTTAGCCATAAAGCAATCATGGTAAACGGTCGTGTTGTTAACATCGCTTCTTATCAGGTTAGTCCGAATGACGTTGTTAGCATTCGTGAGAAAGCGAAAAAGCAGTCTCGCGTGAAAGCCGCTCTGGAGCTGGCTGAGCAGCGTGAAAAGCCAACCTGGCTGGAAGTTGATGCTGGCAAGATGGAAGGCACGTTCAAGCGTAAGCCGGAGCGTTCTGATCTGTCTGCGGACATTAACGAACACCTGATCGTCGAGCTTTACTCCAAGTAA